In Halarcobacter bivalviorum, a genomic segment contains:
- a CDS encoding NADH-quinone oxidoreductase subunit C translates to MRKYTPKHDVQKKSYFSDRFYITPATPKKEVSSDEVYALDTKLLSEKYEILNSYIEIDELVLYIKPEDNVAVLTFFKEVLAYEMLMELSAIDYIAQRGGFEIFYELLSLNKRKRVRVKTFIREKQALESVSSVFKMANWSEREMFDMYGVKVANHPNLKRIIMPDDWYDHPLRKTYPLQGDEAASWYEVDKIFGKEAREEIGPEIRDSAAIDRYDTKRFARLGHEVPYGVDITNGNEPEHTPLAYQEEGGVPIIKKFDENKSVTLKKRR, encoded by the coding sequence ATGAGAAAATATACTCCTAAACATGATGTACAAAAAAAGTCTTATTTTAGTGATAGATTTTATATTACTCCTGCTACACCTAAAAAAGAAGTAAGTAGTGATGAAGTATATGCTTTAGATACAAAGCTTTTAAGTGAAAAGTATGAGATTTTAAATTCATATATAGAAATAGATGAGTTAGTTTTATATATAAAGCCCGAAGATAATGTCGCTGTTCTTACTTTTTTTAAAGAAGTTTTAGCTTACGAGATGTTAATGGAGCTTTCTGCAATTGATTATATTGCACAAAGAGGTGGATTTGAGATTTTTTATGAACTTTTATCTTTAAATAAAAGAAAAAGAGTAAGAGTAAAAACTTTTATCCGTGAAAAACAAGCACTTGAATCTGTATCTTCTGTTTTTAAAATGGCAAATTGGTCTGAAAGAGAGATGTTTGATATGTACGGAGTAAAAGTTGCAAATCATCCAAATCTAAAAAGAATTATTATGCCTGATGATTGGTATGACCATCCCTTAAGAAAAACTTATCCTCTACAAGGGGATGAGGCAGCATCTTGGTATGAAGTTGACAAAATCTTTGGTAAAGAAGCTAGAGAAGAGATAGGGCCTGAAATAAGAGACTCAGCAGCTATTGATAGATATGATACAAAAAGATTTGCAAGATTAGGACATGAAGTTCCATATGGAGTGGATATTACAAATGGAAATGAGCCTGAACATACACCTTTAGCTTATCAAGAAGAGGGTGGAGTTCCTATTATCAAAAAGTTTGATGAAAACAAAAGTGTTACACTAAAGAAGAGAAGATAA
- a CDS encoding NuoB/complex I 20 kDa subunit family protein, translating into MAQHKVDYFKDGGAPIALTTVDKLVNWGRSNSLWPLTYGLACCAIEMMATGASRYDFDRFGTIFRASPRQADVIVIAGTLTKKHAEFMRRLYDQMPEPKWVISMGSCANTGGMFNTYATVQGADRIVPVDIYLPGCAPRPETLQYALMMLQKKIRRESIFRKIKKKRLV; encoded by the coding sequence ATGGCACAACATAAAGTAGACTATTTTAAAGATGGTGGAGCTCCAATTGCTTTAACTACAGTTGATAAGTTAGTAAACTGGGGAAGGTCAAACTCTTTATGGCCTTTAACTTATGGATTAGCATGTTGTGCTATTGAGATGATGGCAACGGGTGCGTCAAGATATGACTTTGATAGATTTGGAACAATTTTCCGTGCAAGCCCAAGACAAGCAGATGTAATTGTAATTGCTGGAACACTTACAAAAAAACACGCAGAGTTTATGAGAAGACTTTATGACCAAATGCCTGAACCAAAATGGGTTATCTCAATGGGTTCATGTGCTAATACGGGTGGAATGTTTAATACTTATGCAACAGTTCAAGGGGCAGATAGAATTGTACCTGTTGATATCTATCTTCCTGGTTGTGCTCCTAGACCAGAGACTTTACAATATGCACTAATGATGCTTCAAAAGAAAATTAGAAGAGAGTCTATCTTTAGAAAAATCAAGAAAAAGAGGCTTGTATAA
- a CDS encoding NAD(P)H-quinone oxidoreductase subunit 3, protein MTHMEFSHPYFGVFVMFVLSFGIFLTVVYIARVLGRKIARLNTEKLKTSLYECGPEVTKQPSSVSIQFYLMALLFILFDIEIIFMFPWAINFQVLGWFGFVEMILFILLLTIGFIYAWKKGALEWHNIK, encoded by the coding sequence ATGACACATATGGAGTTTTCACATCCGTATTTTGGCGTTTTTGTTATGTTTGTTTTAAGTTTTGGTATTTTTCTTACTGTAGTTTATATTGCAAGAGTTCTTGGTAGAAAAATTGCAAGATTAAATACAGAAAAGCTAAAAACTTCACTTTATGAGTGTGGACCAGAAGTTACAAAACAACCAAGTAGTGTATCTATACAATTTTATTTAATGGCACTACTTTTTATTTTATTTGATATTGAAATTATATTTATGTTTCCATGGGCAATCAATTTCCAAGTACTTGGATGGTTTGGCTTTGTTGAGATGATTTTATTTATTTTATTATTAACAATTGGATTTATATATGCTTGGAAAAAAGGAGCTTTAGAATGGCACAACATAAAGTAG